The region CGACGGGCTCGATGCGGGCGAGCGCCTGCAGGGTCCTGCCGCGATCGCCGAGAAGCAGACCACCACCATCGTGCCGCCCGGCTGGCGTGGCGCTATCGACGGCGACGGCAACCTCACGCTGATCCGCGAGGCCGGGGCCGTGGAAGCGGTGGACGATCTCGCCGCCGGGCTGCGCCATCAGGTGCTGTGGGACCGGTTGATCGCGATCGTCGAGGAGCAGGCCCAGGCCATCATCCGCACGGCGTTTTCGACCACGGTGCGCGAGGCGGGCGACCTCTCGGCCGGGGTCTTCGACATGAAAGGCCGCATGCTGGCCCAGGCGGTCACGGGCACACCGGGCCACGTCAATGCCATGGCTGCCTCGGTCAACTTCTTCATGGAGAAGTACGACCCCGCCTCGATGAAGGAAGGAGACGTCTACGTCACCAACGATCCCTGGCTCGGTACGGGCCACCTGTTCGACTTCACGGTCGTCACGCCCTGTTTCCGCAAGGGCGCGCCGATCGGGCTCTTCGCCTCGACCGTGCATGTTGTCGATATCGGCGGACCCGGCTTCGGGCCCGACGCCGGGCAGGTCTACGAGGAAGGTCTCTGCATCCCGATCATGCGGCTGTTCGACGGCGGTGAGGCGAACGAGAGCGTCTTCGACATCGTGAAGGCCAATGTGCGCGAGCCCGTGCAGGTCGTCGGCGATCTCTATTCGCTGACGACATCCAACGACGTCGGCTGTCGCCGCTTGCTCGAACTGATGGACGCGTTCGGCATGAACGGGCTCGACGAGATCGCCGACCATATCATCGACACCTCGCGACAGGCCATGCTGGAGGAGATTCGCCGGCTGCCGCGCGGCGCCTGGCAGCAGGAGATGGCGTGCGACGGCTATGACCGCGCCGTCACGCTCAAGGCCACGTTGACCGTGGGCGACGACGGTATCGACATCGACTTCACCGGCACCTCCGGCGTCTCGCCCTTCGGCATCAACGTGCCGCTGACCTACACCCAGGCCTATGCCAGCTTCGGCGTGCGTGGCATTGTCGGCCGCGAGGTGCCGAACAACACCGGTTCGCTCGGGCCGGTCCGGGTGACGGCACCCGAGGGCTCGATCCTCAATGCTCTGCGGCCTGCCGCGGTCACCGTGCGCCATGTCATCGGTCAGATGCTGCCCGACGTCGTGCTCGGTTGTCTCGGTCAGGCGGTGCCGGGCAGTGTGCCGGCTGAGGGCAGCTCCAGCCTCTGGAACCCCTCGCTGCTCGGCGGTCACGGCGTCACCGGGGATCACGACTATGGTGACGCCACGCCGTTCTCGGTCACCATCTTCCACTCCGGCGGCACCGGCGCGCGGCCGGGCAAGCCGGGGCTCTCGGCCACAGCCTTCCCGTCGGGCGTGAGGAACACGCCGGTCGAGATCACCGAGTCGATCGCGCCGGTCATCTTTACCCGCAAGGAACTGCGTCCGGACTCGGGCGGCTCCGGCACTTATGCCGGCGGCGACGGTCAGGTCATCGAACTCGAGCACGGCGAGGGCGCACCGTTCGCCATCCTCGCGTTGTTCGACCGCATCGACCATCCGGCGCGCGGCCGCGACGGCGGTGGCACCGCGGCACCGGGTGCCATCCGGCTGGCCAGCGGCAAGACGCTGAAGGGCAAGGGCAAACAGATCGTGCCCGCCGGGGATCGGCTGATTCTCGAACTGCCGGGTGGTGGTGGATTGGGGATCGGCTGATTCCCTCGGAGTGTCATCCGGGAAGCTGCCGAGCGGCTGTCCGGGAGTTCGGGAGACATGTGCCGACCGGTCGAGGTCCCGGCTCTCGGCCCTCTGCGCTCCGGCGGGGATGACACGCGAAGGTTCCGGGTGTCCTGCGCTTCCACCGCCGCGCCAGCCTTACCCGCCCGCTTGCCCGCCTTTGCGCGCAGGTTCGTCGTGGCCCGACCAGGTGAAGACCTGGATTGAGCTTTCCGCAAGGGCGTTGCGGCTGAGCGGAGCCGGGAAGGTCACCCGCCTTGCCGCCGTCGCAGCGCGTCGTCGTCGCGCGGGTTGCGGAACACGAAGACCAGGGGGAGGCAGATGGCCATGATACCGCCGACGACCATGAAGGCGTTGTTGTAGCCGATCATCAGCGCCTGCCGACCGATCTGCTCCTGCAGGATGGCGAGGCCCGTGGTGGTCGACGTGTCCCAGACGGACTCGAGGCCGGGGTAGCGCAGCAGTTCGTTGAACGGGTGGATGAAGGCGTTGAGTTCTTCGTGGTTGATCTGGCTGTAGTGGGCCAGCAGACCGATCACGACCGCGGTGCCGATTGCGCTGCCGACATCGAACAGCAGATAGAAGAGCGCAAAACCCTGGTCCTGAACGCGGCGGTCCAGGCGGCTCAGCGTCAGCGTGTTGAGCGGTGCCCAGATGAAGCCGGCCGCCAGGCCCTGGATGAAGGTCGTCCAGGTGACGTCCCGGGGCCTGATATCGGGCGTCCAGTGACCCATCTCCCAGGCCGGCCAGGCGATGAAGACGATGCCGATGATCAGGAGCGGCCGGGGATCGACCCGGTCGCGCAGGTAGGCCATCAGCGTCAGCCCGACGATTGAGCCGAGGCCGCGCGGCAGCATGAGATAGCCGGTCTCGATCGCCGGGTAACCGCCGATCTGCTGCAGCTGCAGCGGCAACAGGATGAGCGGCAGGAACATCACCGAGCCGATCAGGAAGATCATGATCTGGCCCATCGCGAAGTTCCGGTTCAGGAACAGGCTACCGTCGATGAAGGTGTTCCTGCCGGTGATCGTGTGGAAGATGAAGATGTAGAGCGCGACAGCGGCGATCGCCGTCTCGATCAGGACTTCACCCGAGGCGAACCACTCCAGCCGCTCGCCGCGCGCCAGCATCAATTGCAGCACGCCGACGCCGACCACCAGGCTGGTGAACCCGAGCCATTCGAGCCGGGTCTTCTCGGCCGGGGTCCAGGGCACCAGGAACCAGGCCATGACGAAACCCAGAACGCCGAACGGGATCGAGAAATGGAAGATGTACTGCCAGCCCCAGTTCTCGATCAGGATGCCGCCGATCACCGGCGAGACGACATTCGCCGAGACGAAGCCCAGGGCCCACAGGCTGGTCGCCTGGCCGTAGCGCGAGCGGGGGAAGGCGGCGACCGCGATCGACTGACCGAGCGGCAGCATGGGTGCGGCCATCATGCCCTGGGCGAAGCGCCAGAAGACCTCTTCCCAGAGCGTCGTCGCCTGGGCGCAGCCGACCAGCGTGACGATGAAGCCGGCGATGGCGAACAGGAAAACCTGCTTGCGCCCGAACCGCGCCGAGAGCCAGCCCGAACAACCGGTGACGACCGACGCGCCGATGACATAGGCGATGATGACCCAGGCGATCTGGTCGGTGGTAGCCGAGAACGTGCCCTGCATATAGGGCAGCGCGACCGAGACCGAGTTCCAGGTGAACGCGTACATCGCCGTGCACAGCGTCGCGCAGAACACGGTCGCGATCGCGCGTAGCGTGATCCGCTCGGCCTCACCGGCCGGCGGCGCGGTCGCCAGCGTCTCCGCTTCCCCGGGCGTGGCCTCGGACATCGGCATCGGCTGCCTGCCTCCTCGGATGTCCCGGCCGCCGCGCGTCATGACCGCATCCGATGTGCCATGGTGTCATTGTAGAGAGGACGCCGGCCCTGTCATCATCCCGCTTCGACGATCCCGACGACGCCAGCCACGCCGACGACCTCTCGGCGCGCCTCATCGGCCTCGGTGGCCTCGACCGAAAAGACACGGCTGCCAGCATGGTCCACGACAAACCCACGACAAACCGGGGCATCGTACCAGGTTCCCTCAAGGATATCCTGCGCCCGGGTTCCTTGGAATGCCATCATTGCGGACCGTACGGTTCATCACTGTTTCATGCGCAGTTCCTCCCCCGGTCTGGCCAGGTTGGCGCCTTCGCGCCCGATGGTCGGCCGGGATAACACGTTGTAGACTCGTCGGGAAAGAAGGGCTGTTGCCATGACCGACCATCCGTTTCCGCATCTCTTTTCGCCGGTGAAGTTGCGCGGCCACGCGCTCAGGTGCCGCATCGTCTTCGGCGCACACACGCCCAACATGTCGGCGGACGGCCTGCCGACCGAGCGCCACTTCGGCTACTACCGGGAGCGGGCCCGGGGCGGCGCGGGCATGATCGTCTGCGAGCCGACGCCGCCGCACGACACCGCGATCCTGACACGCGGCAACCTGCGCCACGACGACAGCGTCATTCCCTACTGGAAACGGATCACCGACGAGTGCCACAGCCACGGCACGGTCATGTGCCATCAGATCTATCACGTCGGCGCGCATGGCGATCAGGACAACTCCTGGACGCCCTACTGGTCGCCCTCGGGCCAGGTCAGCTACCACGACCCCTGGGGCAGCCACGCCATGACCGAGGGCGAGATCGAGGAGCTTGTCGGTGCCTTCGTCGAGCAAGCGGTGCGCGACCGGAAGGGCGGGTTCGACGGGGTCGACCTCTTTGCCGGCTACTCCTGCCTGATCGATCAGTTCTGGTCGCCGCTCGCCAACCACCGCACCGACAAGTGGGGCGGCAGCCTTGACAACCGGCTGCGCTTCGTAACCGAGATCGTCGAGGGCATCCGCAAGGCCTGCGGGCCCGATTTCATCGTCGGCATGACGGTCTCCGGTGCCGAACCCTGCCCGGGCGGCCTGACCATGGCCGACAAGCAGGAGATCTTTGCGCTGCTTGATGAGCGCGGCCTGGCCGACTACATGAGTTGCGGCACCGGCAGCTACCTCAACAACTTCTCCAGGATCGTGCCGAGCATGCATTTCGGCACGCCGCTCGGCACGCCCGACGCGGCGGAGATCAGGAAGGTCGTCAAACACGCGCTGGTCACCGCAGAAGCGCGGGTGAAGACACCGGCGCGCGCCGAGGCCGCCCTGGCGGACGGCACGTGCGATCTCGTTTCGATCGTGCGCGGCCAGATCGCCGATCCGCATCTCGCCAACAAGGCGCGTGAGAACAGGGCCGGGGACATCCGGCCCTGCATCTCGTGCAACCAGCTCTGCATCGGCCGGCGCATGCGCGACTATCACATCTCGTGCCTGGTCAATCCCTCGGTCGGGCGTGAACACCCGTGGGACGGCGACCGTCCCGCGGCCTCCGAACGGCCGCGCCATGTCCTGGTCGTGGGCGGCGGGCCGGCCGGGCTCGAAACCGCCCGTGTTGCTGCCGAGCGCGGCCACCGGGTGACGCTGGTCGAGAAGACCGACGAACTCGGCGGCCAGTTCCGCCTCGCCGCCGGTCAGCCCGAGCGCGGGGAGATCGGCGAACTGCTGACCTGGTACCGGACACAGCTCGAAAAGCTGCAGGTCCGCGTCCGGCTTCGCACCGAGATATCGGCTGACGGGATTCGCGCGTCGGATGCCGACGTCATCGTTCTGACCACGGGGTCGGTTCCCAGCCGCACCGGGTTCCAGCGTGCCTTCCCGCATGTGCCCGCGCTGCCCGGTGTCGACGCCGAGAACGTTTGCACCGTGCATGACGTTCTCGATGGCTCGGTCGTGCCCGGCACCAACGTGCTGCTGCTCGACGACATCAACGGCTGGTGGCCCGCCTCGGGCACCGCGCTCCACCTCGCCGAACAGCGCCACATGGTGACTGTCGTGACCGCCGCCGAGAAACCGGCCGCCCAGCTCGACTTCTCGGTCACCGGCGACACCACCCGCGAACGCTTCTGGAAGATGGGGGTTGAGGTGATCTGCGGCCATGCCCTGACCGACTGGCAGAACGGCAAGGCCACGATCATGAACCTCTATACCGGCGACACCGGGGAGCGGGTCTTCGACACGCTGGTCACCGCGACGACCAACACCGTGAACGACCGCCTGACCCGCGAACTGGCCGACGATGACCTTGAGGTCTACAGCATCGGCGACACCGTCGCCGCCCGCACGGCGAGCATGGCCTTCTTCGAAGCCCGCGAGCTGGGGATGAGGCTCTGACCCGATGCTGCCTTCGTGTGTCCCGGACAAGGCCGCCGATTCGGGACCCCGACAGGACATCGCAACTCTCCTGGGGTTCCGGCTCTCCCGTTGGTCGGCCGGGATGACACATCGGGACGATGACACGTCATGGGCGGTTCACCCCAGCCGTTTTTCCATGAAGACGCTGGGTGGGCCTTCGGGATAGTCGCCGAAGGCGCCGCGCCGGGTAAACCCTGCGGCGGCGTAGAGACCCATGGCTTCGGGCTGTTCGTCGCCCGCTTCCAGCATGAGTGCGGGAATCGCTTCGGCACGGGCGACCGCCTCGAGTTCGTCGAGCAGGCGGCGACCGAGCTTCAGGCCGCGGGCTTCGGGTGCGACCCACATGCGCTTGATCTCGGCATAGCCCGCCTTGCGCACGATCGCGCCGCAGCCGATCGCCGCACCGTCCTTGCGGGCGACAAGGAAGGTGATGTCGCGGCCCTGCAGCGCGCTGACGTCAAGCATGTAGTTGTTCGCGGGCGGATAACGCTCGGCCATGTAGGCGTCGGACGCCTCAAGCATGGCGCGCGTCTCGGGCGTGTCGGGGTTTTCGATGGCGATGGAGAGCGATGCGTCGGTCATGCGCGGCGGTGTGCCCGAACCGGCGGTAAACATGTTTCGGCTACTCCATGTTTTGGTTACTCCGCCGCAGTCCTGAGGCCGGTCCCGGCCTTGGGCACGCCGGTCCAGGATCGCGCGCTGGAAGCGGGTCAGCGCGGCTTCGGTGCCGGTCCAGCCCTCCCGGTTCTCCGTCATCCGTGACCCTTGCCGATCTTCCGCATGGCAAGGCCCGCCGCCATGTAGACGATGATCGAGACGATCACCCGGTAGACCGCGGCCGAGCCCGGCGGGATGCAGATGAAGCTGAAGCCGGTCAGCCCGCGGCGTCCGATCTCATGCGCAATGCGGATGCACTCGTAGTCGGTCATGGCGATCGGTTCGACCAGTTCGCCCAGAATATCGCCCGGTGCCGGCCCGGCGCCGCCCATCACGTCCATGTCGAAATGGGCGTAGACCCCCTCGGTGCCGTCCCATGCGCGGTCGAGTTCCCTGACGAGGCCCTCGATACCGAGGCCGGAGCGCAGCTCCCAGGAGCTGATGAAGCGCGCGCCGTCGTTGAGGTAGCGGC is a window of Rhodospirillales bacterium DNA encoding:
- a CDS encoding DHA2 family efflux MFS transporter permease subunit, with protein sequence MPMSEATPGEAETLATAPPAGEAERITLRAIATVFCATLCTAMYAFTWNSVSVALPYMQGTFSATTDQIAWVIIAYVIGASVVTGCSGWLSARFGRKQVFLFAIAGFIVTLVGCAQATTLWEEVFWRFAQGMMAAPMLPLGQSIAVAAFPRSRYGQATSLWALGFVSANVVSPVIGGILIENWGWQYIFHFSIPFGVLGFVMAWFLVPWTPAEKTRLEWLGFTSLVVGVGVLQLMLARGERLEWFASGEVLIETAIAAVALYIFIFHTITGRNTFIDGSLFLNRNFAMGQIMIFLIGSVMFLPLILLPLQLQQIGGYPAIETGYLMLPRGLGSIVGLTLMAYLRDRVDPRPLLIIGIVFIAWPAWEMGHWTPDIRPRDVTWTTFIQGLAAGFIWAPLNTLTLSRLDRRVQDQGFALFYLLFDVGSAIGTAVVIGLLAHYSQINHEELNAFIHPFNELLRYPGLESVWDTSTTTGLAILQEQIGRQALMIGYNNAFMVVGGIMAICLPLVFVFRNPRDDDALRRRQGG
- a CDS encoding FAD-dependent oxidoreductase, with amino-acid sequence MTDHPFPHLFSPVKLRGHALRCRIVFGAHTPNMSADGLPTERHFGYYRERARGGAGMIVCEPTPPHDTAILTRGNLRHDDSVIPYWKRITDECHSHGTVMCHQIYHVGAHGDQDNSWTPYWSPSGQVSYHDPWGSHAMTEGEIEELVGAFVEQAVRDRKGGFDGVDLFAGYSCLIDQFWSPLANHRTDKWGGSLDNRLRFVTEIVEGIRKACGPDFIVGMTVSGAEPCPGGLTMADKQEIFALLDERGLADYMSCGTGSYLNNFSRIVPSMHFGTPLGTPDAAEIRKVVKHALVTAEARVKTPARAEAALADGTCDLVSIVRGQIADPHLANKARENRAGDIRPCISCNQLCIGRRMRDYHISCLVNPSVGREHPWDGDRPAASERPRHVLVVGGGPAGLETARVAAERGHRVTLVEKTDELGGQFRLAAGQPERGEIGELLTWYRTQLEKLQVRVRLRTEISADGIRASDADVIVLTTGSVPSRTGFQRAFPHVPALPGVDAENVCTVHDVLDGSVVPGTNVLLLDDINGWWPASGTALHLAEQRHMVTVVTAAEKPAAQLDFSVTGDTTRERFWKMGVEVICGHALTDWQNGKATIMNLYTGDTGERVFDTLVTATTNTVNDRLTRELADDDLEVYSIGDTVAARTASMAFFEARELGMRL
- a CDS encoding GNAT family N-acetyltransferase, whose product is MTDASLSIAIENPDTPETRAMLEASDAYMAERYPPANNYMLDVSALQGRDITFLVARKDGAAIGCGAIVRKAGYAEIKRMWVAPEARGLKLGRRLLDELEAVARAEAIPALMLEAGDEQPEAMGLYAAAGFTRRGAFGDYPEGPPSVFMEKRLG